From one Flavobacteriales bacterium genomic stretch:
- a CDS encoding DUF2029 domain-containing protein yields MAILGLLATVLIAAGERNDMDIFLQASADLRAGRNAYLLRYNEWYRYFYSPFFALAIAPLEWLGAAGAKWLWGLGIIALMLRSLRIMESWLVLSGAPPVERARFHALLLLLLFQPVRDNINSMQLTPLLVWLSLEGLRLIRAERPWLGGALIAIGLDVKLLPAVLLPYLLWRRHWMGALVSVALFAALQFAPALVLGWDELMELQRTRAELLNPTDARHILDEEEPSFIALGSVLSAYLSTEGGSSNTMSLPRNLAALTIEQIADLLLMGRLALIALTIVFVRWPPFRMELNERRVLREVGYLLLCTILLFPHQRNYSMLLAAPAIAWLLHARLLLPSGPAAKRLTIGLTLVFLGLNTELLLGEFADVYAHYKLKSFVVMGLIMMLIAAQVRQESRSSEQP; encoded by the coding sequence TTGGCCATCCTCGGGCTACTGGCCACCGTGCTGATCGCTGCCGGTGAGCGCAACGACATGGACATCTTCCTCCAGGCCAGCGCCGACCTGCGCGCAGGCCGCAACGCCTACCTGCTGCGCTACAACGAGTGGTACCGATACTTCTACAGTCCCTTCTTCGCGCTGGCGATCGCGCCGCTGGAATGGCTCGGCGCGGCGGGTGCGAAATGGCTCTGGGGGTTGGGCATCATCGCGCTCATGCTGCGGAGCCTTCGGATCATGGAAAGCTGGCTCGTGCTGAGCGGTGCCCCACCAGTGGAGCGCGCGCGCTTTCATGCGCTCCTGCTGCTGCTGCTCTTCCAGCCGGTACGTGATAACATCAACTCCATGCAGCTCACGCCGCTGCTGGTCTGGCTCTCGCTAGAAGGACTGCGCCTCATCCGCGCTGAGCGCCCGTGGCTCGGCGGCGCGCTCATCGCCATCGGGCTCGATGTGAAGCTGCTCCCGGCGGTGCTTCTCCCCTACTTGCTCTGGCGCCGTCATTGGATGGGCGCGCTGGTCTCGGTCGCACTTTTCGCCGCGCTGCAATTCGCCCCTGCCCTCGTGCTCGGCTGGGATGAGCTGATGGAACTGCAACGCACGCGCGCCGAGCTGCTCAACCCCACCGATGCGCGCCACATCCTCGACGAGGAGGAGCCGTCCTTCATCGCGCTGGGCTCCGTGCTCTCAGCTTACCTGAGCACCGAGGGCGGCAGCAGCAACACCATGTCCCTCCCGCGCAATCTGGCTGCGCTCACCATCGAGCAGATCGCCGACTTGCTCCTCATGGGCCGATTGGCGCTTATCGCGCTCACCATCGTTTTCGTGCGCTGGCCACCCTTCCGCATGGAACTGAATGAGCGGCGCGTGCTGCGTGAGGTGGGCTACCTGCTGCTCTGCACCATCCTGCTCTTCCCGCATCAGCGCAACTACAGCATGCTGCTGGCAGCGCCTGCCATCGCCTGGCTGCTGCACGCGCGCCTGTTGCTGCCATCAGGCCCTGCGGCGAAGCGCTTGACCATCGGCCTCACGCTCGTTTTCCTCGGATTGAACACGGAGCTGCTGCTAGGCGAGTTCGCCGATGTGTACGCGCACTACAAGCTGAAGTCGTTCGTGGTGATGGGACTGATCATGATGCTCATTGCCGCACAGGTGAGGCAAGAATCGCGGTCTTCCGAGCAGCCTTGA